One region of Patescibacteria group bacterium genomic DNA includes:
- the crtI gene encoding phytoene desaturase family protein — translation MKKHAIIIGAGFGALGSACILGKAGWKVTVLEKNESIGGRATTFKAKGFTFDRGPSWYLMPDVFEHFFELFDEDITKLLKLKKLMPSYRIFYKDLDEKVDIYSDLKKDIPTFEKIEKGAGAQLEKYLDQAGYQYEVAKDRFMYKNYDSFRDFFTKEVATEGRKLSAFKNMDRYVSGYFKTEQLQKIMQYPLIFLGSSPYNTPAIYNIMSHIDFDMGVYYPQGGIYEITNALVAVAKKYGVTFKTDSDVQKIIVEDGKAVGVKVNGKELRGDIVISNADIQHTEQKLLDEKYRQYSESYWKKRTLAPSALIIYLGVDRQYDSLTHHNLLFSKDWKKNFADIFDQPQWPDDPSVYICAPSKTDPSVAPKGMENMFVLVPIAAGLDYTEKQLDAYADKILATMEKEMDLPDLRKHIIYQKNFSVKDFKARYNSYQGTALGLAHTLRQTAIFRPKNISKKVADLYYVGAGTNPGIGMPITLISAELLYKRIIGDKTSGPLKKI, via the coding sequence ATGAAAAAACACGCAATTATTATTGGGGCTGGCTTTGGGGCTCTTGGAAGTGCCTGCATACTAGGTAAAGCTGGGTGGAAAGTTACAGTTCTAGAAAAAAATGAATCTATTGGTGGTCGTGCCACTACCTTCAAGGCTAAGGGCTTTACCTTCGATCGCGGGCCAAGCTGGTATTTAATGCCCGATGTCTTTGAGCACTTTTTTGAACTTTTCGATGAAGATATCACTAAGCTCCTGAAACTTAAAAAATTAATGCCGAGCTATCGAATATTCTATAAAGACCTAGATGAAAAAGTAGATATTTACTCTGATCTAAAGAAAGATATTCCAACATTTGAGAAGATTGAAAAAGGAGCAGGTGCACAACTTGAAAAATACCTAGATCAAGCTGGCTACCAATATGAAGTTGCCAAAGACCGCTTTATGTACAAAAACTATGACTCTTTTCGTGACTTCTTTACCAAAGAAGTTGCAACTGAAGGCCGTAAACTGTCAGCTTTTAAGAATATGGATCGGTATGTAAGTGGCTACTTTAAGACCGAACAGCTTCAAAAGATTATGCAGTACCCGCTAATATTTCTTGGCTCAAGTCCTTATAACACCCCGGCAATTTATAATATTATGAGTCATATTGATTTTGATATGGGCGTGTATTATCCCCAAGGTGGCATCTACGAAATTACCAATGCTCTCGTGGCAGTTGCCAAGAAATACGGCGTTACATTCAAGACTGATAGTGATGTCCAGAAAATAATTGTCGAAGATGGCAAAGCAGTTGGTGTAAAAGTTAACGGCAAAGAGCTTCGAGGCGATATCGTCATAAGCAATGCCGACATCCAGCACACAGAGCAAAAATTGCTAGACGAAAAATATCGCCAATATTCTGAGTCGTATTGGAAAAAACGAACGCTGGCTCCAAGCGCTTTAATTATTTACTTGGGTGTCGACAGGCAATATGATTCATTAACGCATCATAACCTGCTCTTTAGTAAGGATTGGAAAAAGAACTTTGCAGATATATTTGATCAGCCTCAGTGGCCAGACGACCCAAGCGTGTACATTTGTGCTCCAAGCAAAACAGACCCTTCTGTTGCTCCAAAAGGAATGGAAAATATGTTTGTACTTGTACCAATAGCAGCTGGCCTTGATTACACAGAAAAACAGCTTGATGCCTACGCAGATAAAATTCTTGCAACAATGGAAAAAGAAATGGATCTGCCTGATCTTCGTAAGCATATAATTTACCAGAAAAACTTTTCTGTTAAAGACTTTAAGGCTCGCTATAACAGCTACCAAGGAACCGCTCTTGGTCTAGCCCACACATTACGACAAACAGCTATATTTAGACCTAAGAATATCAGCAAGAAAGTTGCCGACCTCTACTATGTTGGGGCTGGAACAAATCCTGGTATTGGCATGCCTATCACACTTATTAGCGCCGAGCTGCTCTACAAGCGCATTATTGGCGACAAAACTAGCGGACCACTTAAAAAAATATAG
- a CDS encoding prenyltransferase, whose amino-acid sequence MIRWLIKISRPRFWVYITGPFLIGVVAASPVQSWPLIILLGVYFTFPANLLIYGINDIFDYETDKHNPKKIAYETLVRPKEQKQLWRWIAITNAPFLLLLPLLGNNGRWAIAGFLFFGVFYSMPPIRAKVRPLLDSIFNVLYIFPGIVGYAVVSKTLPSLYLCLAAAFWCVAMHAYSAVPDIGADRKAKIDTIATKLGKTGTLLFCLACYGLAAGLTISVLGQFSIAAGLLYGFMMIITVRAKNANSVMQLYSLFPYINMGVGMALFLWVLFVLK is encoded by the coding sequence ATGATTCGTTGGCTAATCAAAATTTCTCGACCTCGTTTCTGGGTATATATCACCGGACCATTTTTAATTGGAGTTGTTGCAGCTAGTCCAGTACAGAGCTGGCCATTGATTATCTTGCTTGGTGTTTACTTCACTTTTCCAGCTAACCTTTTAATTTACGGAATTAATGACATCTTTGATTATGAAACTGACAAGCATAATCCGAAAAAAATAGCTTACGAAACATTAGTAAGGCCAAAAGAGCAGAAACAACTGTGGCGCTGGATAGCAATTACTAATGCACCGTTTCTTCTACTTCTTCCGCTACTTGGCAATAACGGAAGGTGGGCGATAGCGGGCTTCTTGTTCTTTGGTGTCTTTTACTCAATGCCACCTATTCGTGCCAAGGTAAGACCACTTTTAGATTCTATTTTTAATGTTCTTTATATTTTTCCGGGTATTGTTGGCTATGCGGTGGTTTCAAAAACATTGCCATCATTATATCTTTGCCTTGCAGCAGCATTTTGGTGCGTGGCGATGCATGCCTACTCAGCAGTGCCAGATATCGGGGCCGATAGAAAAGCAAAAATTGATACGATTGCAACCAAGCTTGGAAAAACTGGCACGCTGCTGTTTTGCCTCGCGTGCTACGGGCTTGCCGCAGGCCTCACGATATCGGTATTAGGGCAGTTTTCAATTGCAGCAGGATTACTATATGGCTTCATGATGATCATTACAGTGCGGGCTAAAAATGCCAACTCGGTCATGCAGCTCTATAGTCTGTTTCCGTATATCAATATGGGGGTAGGAATGGCTCTATTTTTATGGGTCCTGTTTGTTCTAAAATAA
- a CDS encoding alpha/beta hydrolase, with the protein MNKPRVILLHGNGGGSGSDNWLPYIKRELEKLNIVCLAPDMPDPVLARAEYWLPFLKIDMSVDENTILVGHSSGAIAAMRFAEQNKILGCVLVGGYHTDLGMEAEKKSGYFDKPWDWKAIKANEKWAVVFASIDDPWIPIAEARYIKNKLDAEYHEFTNQGHFGGDREKKDFIELLDVLKQKLFD; encoded by the coding sequence ATGAATAAACCAAGAGTTATTTTGCTTCACGGAAATGGTGGCGGTAGTGGTTCTGACAATTGGCTACCTTATATTAAGCGTGAGCTAGAAAAGCTTAATATTGTCTGCCTTGCACCAGACATGCCTGACCCTGTGCTAGCTAGGGCAGAGTATTGGCTACCTTTTTTGAAGATTGATATGAGTGTAGATGAAAATACTATTTTAGTTGGCCATTCTTCTGGGGCAATAGCTGCAATGCGATTTGCCGAACAGAACAAGATTCTAGGTTGCGTGCTTGTTGGCGGCTACCATACCGACCTAGGCATGGAGGCAGAAAAGAAGAGCGGTTATTTTGATAAACCGTGGGACTGGAAAGCCATTAAGGCGAACGAAAAATGGGCAGTTGTCTTTGCATCTATCGATGATCCGTGGATTCCGATAGCTGAAGCTCGCTACATCAAGAATAAGCTTGATGCTGAATATCACGAATTCACCAATCAAGGACATTTTGGCGGAGACAGAGAAAAAAAAGATTTTATTGAGCTACTCGACGTGCTCAAACAAAAACTTTTCGATTAA
- a CDS encoding ATP-binding protein: MTNNSLQQDIDDQTKEHFANALWMSKYDESKIPPAILKKFKDPKNTNSAIGQRTNAHLDWLLQRPQSFNPDYTKRYKMLKKHCQSLSPRQAYVFASKFLGLNGSQGFDKVPAEASLEFMRDHMPKPRSQVGWHFFIGSAWGEDGQEYGIECMFFRFALLPPRLAKELGLSEQDNQVVELQLSISVAGKLHYQADPVVVSGTSGLIDWKSKPFSYSLGKNTISSSSKDKLWPLSVQAWGIDKNPEKNIELSIDLEFASGKEFLLQGDNGAMPSLDGWGTLYYSIPNIILKAGSSISVAGKKIKLKKGTFWFDHQWGFLTGNTRLPVLRASGNIGKPLATGWDWYMAQFDGDRQITMFAGHTKALKDFYFRDGAKPPGLMQVDVAGKYMDENKKLHNTWGTLKVTRWIRAEKTPNPNIYPATHTWHPCRWEFSFDDTMPKDIRKFSMTPVVEGGQINFFANGSQYNEGAVIIKNRNNIDIGRGFAEAVQYADTIKNSYAIAGITDAQDQKLLENNGDSLFGRALSLIYVVMHQKELKSALSKSRGLEFFSKPKSKK, translated from the coding sequence ATGACAAACAATAGCTTACAACAAGACATAGACGACCAGACCAAAGAACATTTTGCTAATGCATTGTGGATGAGTAAGTATGACGAATCTAAAATTCCACCTGCTATTCTAAAGAAATTCAAAGACCCAAAAAATACTAATAGTGCTATTGGCCAGCGAACCAATGCCCACCTAGACTGGCTACTGCAAAGACCCCAGTCTTTTAATCCAGACTATACCAAGCGGTACAAGATGCTCAAAAAGCACTGCCAGAGCCTTTCGCCAAGACAAGCCTATGTTTTTGCCAGTAAGTTTTTGGGCCTAAATGGCTCTCAGGGCTTTGATAAGGTACCCGCAGAAGCAAGCCTAGAATTTATGCGGGACCATATGCCCAAGCCTAGAAGTCAGGTTGGCTGGCACTTTTTTATAGGCTCAGCCTGGGGTGAAGATGGCCAAGAGTATGGCATAGAGTGTATGTTTTTTAGATTTGCACTTTTGCCGCCTAGGCTAGCCAAAGAGCTTGGTCTAAGTGAGCAAGATAATCAAGTTGTAGAGCTGCAGCTTAGTATTAGTGTAGCCGGCAAGCTACACTACCAGGCTGACCCAGTTGTGGTATCTGGTACAAGTGGCCTTATTGACTGGAAGAGTAAGCCTTTTAGCTACAGTCTAGGAAAAAATACAATTTCCTCTAGCAGTAAAGACAAACTTTGGCCGTTAAGTGTTCAGGCCTGGGGTATAGACAAAAACCCAGAAAAAAATATTGAGCTTAGTATTGATCTTGAGTTTGCTAGCGGCAAAGAATTTCTTCTGCAGGGAGATAACGGCGCCATGCCAAGTCTAGATGGCTGGGGAACGCTGTATTATTCTATTCCAAATATTATCTTAAAAGCTGGTAGCAGTATTAGTGTGGCTGGCAAGAAGATAAAACTAAAAAAAGGTACATTTTGGTTCGATCATCAATGGGGTTTTTTAACTGGTAACACTAGGCTGCCTGTCTTGCGAGCCTCTGGAAACATTGGTAAGCCCTTAGCTACGGGCTGGGATTGGTACATGGCTCAATTTGACGGCGATCGGCAAATAACAATGTTCGCAGGCCATACTAAGGCCCTAAAAGATTTTTATTTTAGAGATGGCGCTAAGCCACCAGGCTTGATGCAGGTAGATGTAGCGGGCAAGTATATGGACGAGAATAAGAAGCTGCACAATACCTGGGGTACTCTCAAGGTGACACGCTGGATAAGAGCCGAAAAAACTCCAAACCCCAATATTTACCCAGCTACACATACCTGGCACCCTTGCAGATGGGAATTTAGTTTTGATGATACTATGCCAAAAGACATTCGTAAATTCAGCATGACACCTGTAGTAGAGGGTGGCCAAATAAATTTCTTTGCCAATGGCTCCCAGTACAACGAAGGCGCGGTTATTATAAAAAACAGAAACAATATTGACATTGGCAGAGGCTTTGCTGAGGCAGTGCAATATGCAGACACTATCAAAAATTCTTATGCCATTGCTGGCATTACAGACGCTCAAGATCAAAAGCTTCTAGAAAATAATGGAGACAGCTTGTTTGGTAGAGCCCTTAGCCTTATTTATGTTGTTATGCATCAAAAAGAGCTTAAGAGCGCACTATCTAAATCTAGAGGCCTAGAGTTTTTTAGTAAACCAAAATCTAAAAAGTAG
- a CDS encoding class I SAM-dependent methyltransferase, with protein MIISNDYNKLIADPQRFAELMKYNESSPVYSEWEQKRRFIADTITGDGTILDIGCAGGFFLKSLQEWSGHKLVPYGVDIIDDYIRAAKDLFHDQKNNFAVLDVKNIAKIEEVGLPKHFDFVFWNFLGPKYFNDPNLEQTVSSIIALANKRVIIGFYRGNPPGATEQQRLEDRKKLKERVDSFAKDRPVSGIEYNPSKFNQAVVWIDK; from the coding sequence ATGATTATAAGTAATGACTATAATAAACTTATTGCAGACCCGCAAAGATTTGCAGAGCTAATGAAATATAACGAGTCTAGCCCGGTCTACTCAGAATGGGAGCAAAAACGTCGATTTATTGCAGATACTATCACTGGAGATGGCACCATTCTAGACATTGGCTGTGCCGGCGGGTTCTTTTTGAAAAGTCTACAGGAGTGGTCTGGTCACAAGCTCGTGCCTTATGGCGTAGACATTATAGATGACTATATTCGAGCCGCAAAAGATTTATTCCATGATCAAAAAAATAACTTTGCAGTTTTAGATGTAAAAAATATTGCCAAAATAGAAGAGGTTGGCCTACCCAAACATTTTGATTTTGTATTTTGGAATTTTCTTGGCCCAAAATATTTTAATGACCCAAATCTAGAACAGACAGTAAGTAGCATTATTGCGCTAGCAAACAAGCGAGTAATTATAGGGTTTTATCGAGGCAATCCACCAGGTGCTACCGAGCAACAAAGACTAGAAGATAGAAAAAAGCTAAAAGAACGCGTTGATAGCTTTGCCAAAGACAGGCCAGTGAGCGGTATTGAGTACAACCCAAGCAAATTTAATCAAGCGGTTGTCTGGATAGATAAATAA
- a CDS encoding DUF4190 domain-containing protein codes for MDSNKTPETKKISSEDTASSNNDNKTSGLAVAALVMAFIVPPLGLVLAIVALVQLKKSKESGKGIATAALVVSSLLILVFIMVWALFIGLLFSVDKAAKDSVGTTTNKAEVTVKNNDTQSSVKSNAGLPEGFPSDFPIYPGGKISASSKTDGTYTVSFDTDDSKSKVEAYYKSYLASNGWTSGEGTSSNDFGTSSTTTLKKDDSYVNVIVRESTQDTPTSASIIIYKKI; via the coding sequence ATGGATTCAAATAAAACACCTGAAACAAAAAAGATATCAAGCGAAGATACAGCTAGCTCTAATAATGACAATAAAACCAGCGGCCTAGCAGTAGCGGCCTTAGTAATGGCATTTATTGTGCCTCCATTAGGCCTGGTGTTAGCAATAGTTGCCCTAGTACAACTAAAAAAAAGCAAGGAATCAGGCAAGGGCATAGCGACTGCTGCGCTAGTGGTGTCTTCTTTACTTATTTTGGTATTTATAATGGTATGGGCACTATTTATAGGACTATTATTTTCAGTCGACAAAGCGGCTAAGGACAGCGTAGGCACTACTACTAACAAGGCAGAAGTAACAGTCAAAAACAATGATACACAATCATCAGTAAAGAGTAATGCCGGACTACCAGAAGGATTTCCAAGCGACTTCCCAATTTACCCTGGCGGAAAAATCAGTGCATCAAGTAAGACAGACGGAACCTATACCGTCAGTTTTGATACAGACGACTCTAAGAGCAAGGTCGAGGCTTATTATAAGTCTTACCTAGCTAGTAATGGCTGGACAAGTGGCGAAGGCACATCTAGTAATGACTTTGGAACTAGCAGTACTACAACCCTAAAAAAAGATGACTCATATGTGAATGTAATAGTGAGAGAGTCTACCCAAGATACCCCGACTTCAGCTAGCATTATCATCTACAAAAAAATATAA
- a CDS encoding fibronectin type III domain-containing protein, translated as MKNTKKQKVSTKSRATSTSLAKIKTSKVLAIIIIATVIFAGIFLIYRGMASTMKYSYDNATKKPSGRMFTADSPLNQIIPADVRYRADGQLRIQDAQPPAVTSLLTWSLPIYDVDSTTNKSTVFCYVYACDAISSSPVPIPDNPIRQLGNDHHLTVIDNSTRKIYDYWLWKNCFLQPNFINASWCPGSAGVASIDGNGVGGGTNVASLAGGVIRTYEIEQGSIEHAIAFATANTCKGEPIYPALNSDGTTEDQATCIPIGSRIQLDPNVNVDEIPNITKMEKIIAKALQKYGAYADDTSAKFGFGVELDRTGRNVYQNAGAPNGDFFQFKAIPWDKIKILQPQWKDDGSKAYAWGNSTTTPPVVPPTVPPPITPPVVPPTPEPPYTPPPVGNTSSTPPTVPSNLVLRNAFNTSLIVAWGASYDNFVVSGYNIYLDDKLVGKTPFYSFGLTDLRAATTYSVGVSAYDDLGNESAKTTKKFTTSNGCFVIWCW; from the coding sequence ATGAAAAATACAAAAAAACAAAAAGTCAGTACAAAGTCCCGCGCAACATCGACAAGCTTGGCCAAAATCAAAACATCTAAAGTATTAGCGATAATAATTATTGCTACGGTAATTTTCGCTGGCATATTTTTAATCTACCGAGGCATGGCTAGCACTATGAAATATAGCTATGATAATGCCACAAAAAAACCGTCCGGCAGGATGTTTACGGCCGATAGCCCACTCAACCAAATCATCCCAGCCGATGTTAGATACCGCGCGGACGGGCAGCTTCGTATCCAAGACGCCCAGCCACCAGCAGTGACTTCTCTTCTGACCTGGTCCTTGCCGATCTACGATGTGGATTCCACCACAAACAAATCAACTGTTTTCTGCTATGTTTATGCGTGCGATGCCATATCCTCTAGCCCAGTTCCAATCCCAGATAACCCCATTAGACAGCTTGGCAATGACCATCACCTGACAGTGATAGATAACTCTACCAGAAAAATATACGATTATTGGCTGTGGAAAAACTGCTTTTTACAACCAAACTTTATCAATGCCAGCTGGTGCCCTGGTTCAGCTGGTGTTGCCAGCATTGATGGCAATGGAGTTGGTGGTGGAACCAATGTGGCTTCGCTTGCTGGCGGCGTAATTAGAACCTACGAAATTGAACAAGGTTCGATAGAACACGCAATTGCATTCGCGACTGCTAACACCTGTAAAGGGGAGCCAATTTATCCAGCCCTAAATAGCGATGGGACTACTGAGGATCAGGCAACCTGTATTCCTATTGGTTCGCGCATCCAGCTCGACCCAAATGTTAATGTCGACGAAATCCCTAATATTACCAAGATGGAAAAAATAATTGCCAAAGCACTACAAAAATACGGTGCCTATGCAGATGATACCTCGGCCAAGTTCGGCTTTGGCGTAGAGCTGGATAGAACGGGGCGCAATGTCTACCAAAATGCTGGGGCACCGAACGGCGACTTCTTCCAGTTCAAAGCTATTCCTTGGGACAAAATTAAAATATTGCAACCTCAGTGGAAGGACGACGGTAGCAAGGCTTATGCCTGGGGGAATTCAACCACAACCCCGCCAGTTGTGCCGCCAACAGTCCCACCTCCTATTACCCCGCCAGTTGTGCCGCCAACCCCAGAGCCCCCTTACACCCCGCCTCCTGTAGGTAATACTAGCTCTACTCCACCTACCGTACCTAGTAATTTAGTTCTCAGGAACGCATTTAACACCAGCTTAATCGTCGCCTGGGGTGCTAGCTACGACAACTTCGTTGTATCTGGATATAATATCTATCTCGATGATAAGCTTGTCGGAAAGACTCCTTTTTACTCCTTCGGCCTGACCGACCTTAGGGCAGCGACTACATATAGCGTAGGTGTGAGTGCATATGATGATCTAGGCAATGAGTCCGCCAAGACAACTAAAAAATTCACAACCTCAAACGGCTGTTTCGTAATCTGGTGCTGGTAA
- a CDS encoding DUF5684 domain-containing protein: MIKAIISAGILVIAAMMFLYLVYCIGLSLVFKKLSTPRWRAFIPMINYFSLINALGLPKSWYGASIVPYAGTVYSVAIAIRLGKVFGKGTAFSSFWLTAAAPVGMFVISLSKVKLDLAVIKSPAPAIDPRKAMRSASKTLHIRKKE, translated from the coding sequence ATGATCAAAGCAATAATTAGTGCTGGTATCCTCGTAATAGCTGCGATGATGTTTCTGTACTTGGTTTACTGTATAGGGCTTTCGTTGGTATTTAAGAAACTTAGTACCCCAAGGTGGAGAGCCTTTATACCGATGATAAATTACTTCAGTCTTATCAACGCACTGGGGCTACCTAAATCCTGGTATGGAGCATCCATTGTTCCCTATGCGGGTACTGTCTACTCTGTTGCCATCGCGATTAGGCTTGGTAAGGTCTTTGGCAAGGGTACGGCGTTTTCTAGCTTTTGGCTGACTGCAGCTGCTCCAGTAGGAATGTTTGTAATTAGCCTAAGCAAGGTCAAATTAGATCTTGCAGTAATTAAGTCGCCAGCACCCGCGATAGACCCCCGCAAGGCTATGCGTAGCGCCAGCAAAACGCTTCATATTCGGAAAAAAGAATAA
- a CDS encoding AI-2E family transporter, with protein sequence MSSNINEISNNTIVRILAIIVAFVIAVFLIVTLRQPLVWVGISFFFALALERPVDWLSSKLPRKSRGLAVLIVVAGAILGIAYFVSTIAPPLFRQFSEMLKNLPGYYSDFLSNDNPVSDYLAKNDISNTLSLNGERITNFFTTASGGVVNVFTGIFSSIFAFFTIIVFTFFMVLEWPKFHDLFWRYQDPSKRSHRKHLYSRMQKTVSGYIGGNLLTSLVAGAVTLIFLLLLKNPYAFSLAFTVAVLDLIPMFGALLASIIAVSVVLVYGGVPPAIAAAIFFLVYQQIENNILQPYVFSKTVNISPLIAGIAALFGASLGGLVGALVAIPIAASSQILIKDYLERKYPNKHSK encoded by the coding sequence ATGAGTTCAAATATTAATGAAATAAGCAATAATACCATTGTTAGGATTCTGGCCATCATAGTGGCCTTTGTCATAGCTGTTTTTTTGATTGTCACGCTTAGGCAGCCACTTGTCTGGGTGGGTATATCTTTCTTTTTTGCTCTCGCCCTGGAGCGTCCTGTAGATTGGCTAAGTAGCAAGCTACCTCGTAAAAGCCGAGGTTTGGCAGTACTTATCGTGGTCGCTGGGGCAATCCTCGGAATCGCATATTTCGTATCTACGATAGCACCCCCACTATTTCGGCAGTTTAGCGAGATGTTAAAAAATTTGCCAGGATACTATTCAGACTTTCTAAGTAATGATAACCCAGTTTCGGACTATCTTGCTAAGAATGATATCAGCAATACATTATCTTTAAATGGCGAACGCATAACGAATTTCTTTACAACAGCCAGCGGCGGAGTTGTTAATGTCTTTACGGGGATATTCAGTAGTATTTTTGCATTTTTCACGATTATTGTTTTTACATTTTTTATGGTTTTAGAGTGGCCTAAATTCCACGATCTATTCTGGCGATACCAAGACCCAAGCAAGCGCAGCCATCGTAAGCACCTGTATTCCCGAATGCAAAAGACAGTTAGCGGGTATATTGGTGGCAACTTACTGACTAGCTTAGTGGCAGGTGCTGTAACGCTGATATTTCTATTATTACTGAAAAACCCATATGCATTTTCGCTGGCATTTACAGTCGCTGTTCTGGACCTAATACCGATGTTCGGAGCACTGCTGGCATCTATAATAGCAGTTTCTGTGGTGCTGGTTTACGGTGGTGTCCCCCCAGCTATCGCTGCAGCTATTTTCTTTCTGGTGTACCAACAAATAGAGAATAATATTCTGCAGCCCTATGTATTTTCCAAAACCGTCAATATATCTCCGTTAATTGCCGGGATAGCGGCCTTGTTTGGCGCCAGCCTCGGCGGGCTAGTGGGGGCCTTGGTCGCAATACCAATCGCCGCATCCTCACAAATACTAATTAAGGACTACCTCGAGAGAAAGTACCCAAATAAACATAGCAAATAG
- a CDS encoding NADP-dependent malic enzyme, with the protein MTTNSSPNYQQLALELHKKLKGKITSQSKLEVKTEADLSLVYTPGVSAVSQLLAEKPELAPDYTIKHNTVAVISDGSAVLGLGNIGPLGALPVMEGKAMLFSQLAGLNSFPIVLDTQDTDEIVQTIINIAPAFSAINLEDIQAPKCFEIEKRLQEALSIAVVHDDQHATAIVVLAGLINALEVVGKAANTSKVVILGAGAAGVGVASLLVEYGFEDIVVVDSKGIISSSRNDLNKEKQVIAGLTNKHDQQGDLKDALENSDIFIGLSSGGKLPSELIKTMNPKSIIFALANPEPEILPDLALEAGAMIVASGRSDFANQINNVLVFPGLFKGLIDNNIVKVSSKVKIEAAVALAGVVEQPTADNIIPSVFDPSVVGAIAKSIL; encoded by the coding sequence ATGACAACTAATAGCTCACCAAACTACCAACAACTCGCCCTAGAACTCCACAAAAAACTAAAAGGCAAAATCACTAGCCAAAGCAAGTTAGAGGTAAAAACTGAAGCTGATCTTAGCTTGGTCTACACGCCGGGGGTGAGTGCAGTATCGCAGCTATTGGCAGAGAAGCCAGAGTTGGCCCCAGATTACACCATAAAACACAATACTGTAGCAGTTATTTCAGACGGCTCAGCAGTACTTGGCCTTGGTAACATCGGCCCACTTGGTGCATTGCCTGTGATGGAAGGCAAAGCTATGCTTTTTTCTCAGCTAGCTGGGCTTAACTCTTTTCCTATAGTACTAGACACTCAAGACACAGATGAAATAGTACAAACCATTATAAACATCGCACCAGCTTTTTCTGCTATCAACCTAGAAGATATACAGGCGCCCAAATGTTTTGAGATTGAAAAACGCCTGCAAGAAGCTCTAAGTATTGCCGTTGTGCACGACGACCAGCACGCTACCGCCATAGTAGTGTTAGCCGGGCTAATAAATGCTCTCGAGGTGGTAGGCAAAGCCGCCAATACAAGTAAGGTAGTGATATTGGGTGCTGGCGCGGCTGGTGTGGGCGTGGCGAGCTTGCTTGTAGAATACGGCTTTGAAGATATTGTTGTGGTAGACAGCAAAGGAATAATATCTAGCTCACGAAATGATCTTAACAAAGAAAAACAAGTAATAGCTGGGCTAACCAACAAACATGACCAGCAGGGTGATCTAAAAGATGCACTAGAAAACAGCGATATATTTATTGGTCTTTCTAGTGGTGGCAAGTTGCCTTCAGAACTCATTAAAACTATGAATCCAAAAAGTATTATTTTTGCTCTAGCCAATCCAGAGCCAGAGATTTTGCCAGATTTGGCCCTAGAGGCTGGGGCTATGATTGTTGCGAGCGGAAGATCTGACTTTGCGAACCAAATAAATAATGTACTGGTTTTCCCAGGTCTTTTTAAGGGTCTTATAGACAATAATATAGTAAAGGTTTCTAGCAAGGTAAAGATTGAGGCCGCCGTGGCTTTAGCTGGCGTCGTAGAACAACCTACAGCGGATAATATTATACCTTCTGTATTTGACCCATCAGTTGTTGGGGCTATTGCGAAAAGTATTCTATAG
- a CDS encoding DUF4190 domain-containing protein — MSPEKEPDNISKTEPIETQTQEPATVSSTNEKTSGLAIAALAMAFLAPVVGFILGILALGSIKKNKEAGRGLAISAIVVSVVITLVTIAIGLFFVIVIGVASNEDSLRTENNSVSISGENGNEAEIGSSKIPDGFPKDVPIYPGAKVLASTSIDGNYSVALSTPDSKSQVEAYYKTTLANNGWVSENGSSSAEFGGFSSLALVKDGSRVGVTIGESTDKNQTTVTISVSQIKD; from the coding sequence ATGTCACCAGAAAAAGAGCCAGATAATATTTCGAAAACAGAACCAATAGAAACTCAAACTCAAGAGCCAGCAACAGTATCATCCACAAATGAAAAAACTAGCGGACTTGCCATCGCCGCTCTTGCAATGGCGTTTTTAGCTCCGGTAGTTGGCTTCATACTGGGTATCTTAGCCCTAGGCAGTATTAAGAAAAATAAAGAAGCTGGCCGAGGCTTGGCTATCTCTGCGATCGTTGTTTCAGTGGTAATTACACTTGTTACTATAGCTATAGGGCTTTTTTTCGTGATAGTAATAGGCGTAGCCAGCAACGAAGATAGCCTCCGCACAGAAAATAACAGCGTTTCAATAAGCGGGGAGAACGGCAATGAGGCCGAGATTGGTTCGTCCAAAATTCCAGATGGCTTCCCGAAAGATGTCCCTATATATCCTGGTGCCAAAGTACTGGCTTCTACTAGCATAGATGGCAACTATAGTGTCGCCCTTAGTACTCCAGACTCTAAAAGCCAGGTAGAAGCTTATTACAAAACAACCCTAGCAAATAATGGCTGGGTGTCTGAAAATGGTAGCTCAAGCGCAGAATTTGGGGGCTTTAGCTCGCTAGCATTGGTGAAGGATGGCTCTAGGGTTGGCGTAACCATTGGCGAGAGCACCGATAAAAATCAAACCACAGTAACTATTTCGGTATCCCAGATTAAAGACTAA